The Spirosoma foliorum genome has a window encoding:
- a CDS encoding SdrD B-like domain-containing protein — MKNLVQSVPRTVLWLCLFVAVSVIAKTFTAVTDLPAQFAFSVPSKAIRVEGKEPRNPSQGSGSSLTSQTTAPCSLTLNRVDVSGCYSVSGVSKATVSVEVGWQDSPANDYIVVTTAGQSRTIVPGITTVTYPQPSNVVIQGSQTIVTPQVVAFEITLTGAASTSTVTAQFVGTSSCQDSQTFNLPAACPPTGCTGLGGVVYRDFNADGVQQPAETQGVSSISVTAYDCNGVKYGPVTTDQFGNYTFSNSTISYPVRVEFSDPTGSDVGTVYGSGSKSSIQFVSQASCTVNLGIANPTLYCQDHPSIFIPCYTYGDPLELNPSPPVAATALSGNTDALVYFPYDESDPAAMEMSHVTEAKEIGTVWGLGYNRVTKDLYVSATLHRHAGLGPLGVGGIYVTHTGSTTVTTENFIDVSTIGIDVGAASVPVNGAGGRGLSADKTKPSNDAAVFPLIGKVGIGGLEVSEDGQKLWFVNLFDKKLYSIDISAYNASGTKPTSANVKSYAIPDPGCSGGSSRPWALHITSGKLYVGSVCDALTSKNKSDLRAYVYAFDISTSTFSSIFDFPLTYPKGYGISPLNSPGQAGADSTGWYPWTDSFNDLIIATSTAAYKSLVHPQPMLADIDIDIDGSMVLGFGDRTGMQGGYNNYNTDPTDTKIYTVNPAAGDVLRAYYSNGSYILENNGKAGPYSGTGVGNQQGPGSGEFYDDNYTSGNRFVHTELALGGLALKPGSGHVVGATIDPVANIANSGGVKYWNNQTGVAEAANIVYTTGTDPGTFAKAAGLGEPELNCDLLEVIEIGNRVWIDTNKDGVQDPCEQPLAGVEVDLYKGTTKVASTTTNASGEYYFSRKSELTTGTWLGSGADTTLLPNTAYSIVFGNGQFANNLLTVNGADMRLTIVNSTTTNANDQNDSDALVGTVAGITAPVISLTTGNTGYINHSFDAGFYLPLASLGDYVFLDANKDGIQNTGDTPIAGVTVTLYTNGVASATTVTDASGLYSFTGLTPGNSHSYVVGFTAPVGYTATLANTGSDDTKDSDADPITGKTQSVTLAPDENNPTLDAGFYVPSAGLGDYVWLDTDKDGVQEASESGIDGVVVTLYTNGVASATTVTSATGFYSFTGLTPGSSNSYVVGFTAPAGYTATLANVGGDDSKDSDADLITGKTQSITLAPGEYNPTLDAGFYLLPAGLGDYVFEDVNKNGQQDAGDQPIPDVTVTLLSSGTVVATTTTNASGFYSFTGLTPSVPYSVSFTAPAAYTATSQNTGNDATDSDGDPVTGLTGVYSLTAGEFNPTVDMGYYKLSPTVSLDKFVDKSKAKVGDVLTYTIVVTNSGSVSATNVVVRDSSSIGLTYVTNSATAPVGTTFTSGAINTWTVGTLSAGQSLSLTFQAIADSSGILYNVATIPGDTASVCTSVPFVMCAGQAYTFRLTAAPGRSSYKWYKDNVEITGQTTNVLDVSAPGTYSLAVDNVTGKCPDFSCCPFIVEEDTLPTFQATTVPVGCSGIVAQSNGKIVLSAFKPTYTYQYSLGASFNAATVLSGTKQVIPTNGVIVSNLANPVSAQAYTVRVYNASGCYTDVTVLLPPTVCDCPPTSCVPLVVKQTKRAKRIGDHP, encoded by the coding sequence ATGAAAAATCTTGTACAATCTGTTCCACGAACAGTGCTTTGGCTATGCCTTTTTGTAGCTGTTTCGGTAATTGCCAAGACATTTACTGCCGTAACTGATCTCCCTGCACAGTTCGCTTTTTCTGTCCCGTCCAAAGCAATTAGAGTAGAAGGAAAAGAGCCGCGTAACCCGTCGCAGGGATCAGGCAGTTCGTTAACGTCACAAACTACAGCCCCTTGCTCGCTTACACTCAACCGGGTCGATGTATCGGGCTGTTATTCCGTAAGCGGAGTGAGCAAAGCAACCGTTAGTGTTGAGGTGGGCTGGCAGGATAGCCCCGCTAATGACTATATTGTGGTGACCACGGCTGGGCAAAGTCGTACAATTGTGCCGGGTATCACAACGGTAACGTATCCTCAACCTTCCAATGTTGTTATTCAGGGTAGCCAGACTATTGTGACGCCCCAGGTTGTCGCTTTTGAAATTACGCTGACAGGAGCTGCCAGCACGAGTACCGTTACGGCTCAATTTGTCGGTACGTCGAGCTGCCAGGATAGTCAAACGTTTAACTTGCCTGCTGCTTGCCCGCCAACTGGCTGTACTGGTCTGGGTGGTGTTGTTTATCGGGATTTCAATGCAGATGGTGTTCAGCAGCCTGCTGAAACACAGGGTGTTTCGAGTATAAGTGTTACCGCCTACGACTGCAATGGCGTTAAATATGGGCCCGTCACAACGGATCAGTTTGGGAACTATACGTTTAGCAATTCCACGATTAGCTACCCGGTTCGGGTTGAATTCAGTGATCCTACCGGCTCCGATGTTGGAACAGTTTATGGGTCAGGGAGTAAATCAAGTATTCAATTCGTCAGCCAGGCATCCTGTACCGTTAATTTGGGGATCGCTAATCCAACTCTGTACTGTCAGGATCATCCCAGCATATTTATTCCTTGCTACACGTATGGTGATCCGCTGGAGCTTAATCCATCACCCCCTGTAGCTGCCACGGCATTATCGGGTAATACCGACGCGCTCGTTTACTTCCCGTATGATGAAAGTGATCCGGCAGCTATGGAAATGTCGCACGTTACAGAAGCGAAGGAAATAGGTACCGTTTGGGGGTTAGGCTACAACCGGGTAACGAAAGACTTATACGTATCGGCAACCCTGCACCGGCACGCCGGTTTAGGACCACTGGGCGTAGGGGGAATCTATGTAACGCATACCGGTTCGACTACAGTAACTACCGAAAATTTCATTGATGTGTCAACGATTGGCATCGATGTAGGGGCTGCATCGGTACCTGTAAATGGTGCGGGCGGACGTGGCCTGTCGGCTGACAAAACCAAACCCAGCAACGATGCTGCCGTATTTCCGCTGATCGGTAAAGTTGGTATTGGTGGTCTGGAAGTATCGGAAGATGGCCAAAAACTCTGGTTCGTTAACCTGTTCGACAAAAAGCTGTACAGCATTGATATTTCGGCCTACAATGCATCGGGTACTAAACCAACCAGCGCAAATGTCAAGTCGTATGCGATTCCAGATCCTGGCTGTTCGGGTGGTAGCTCGCGTCCCTGGGCATTGCATATCACCTCGGGCAAGCTGTATGTTGGTTCTGTCTGCGATGCCCTTACATCGAAAAATAAATCTGACCTGCGAGCATATGTCTATGCATTTGATATCAGTACATCAACCTTTAGCTCCATCTTCGATTTTCCGTTAACCTACCCTAAGGGGTATGGCATATCGCCGTTAAATTCGCCGGGTCAGGCAGGTGCAGATAGCACAGGCTGGTACCCCTGGACCGATTCATTTAACGATTTAATTATTGCAACCAGCACGGCGGCCTATAAAAGTTTAGTCCACCCACAACCGATGCTGGCTGATATCGACATTGATATTGATGGCTCCATGGTTCTGGGCTTTGGCGACCGAACAGGTATGCAGGGAGGCTATAACAATTACAACACTGATCCTACCGATACTAAGATATACACAGTTAACCCCGCAGCGGGTGATGTGTTACGGGCTTATTATTCGAATGGGTCATATATTTTGGAGAACAATGGGAAGGCGGGGCCTTATAGCGGTACTGGCGTTGGAAACCAACAAGGACCAGGTTCGGGTGAGTTTTATGATGACAACTACACCAGTGGTAACCGATTCGTACATACCGAACTGGCACTGGGTGGCTTAGCCTTAAAACCAGGAAGCGGCCACGTGGTTGGCGCAACGATCGACCCCGTTGCCAACATAGCGAATTCGGGCGGTGTCAAATACTGGAATAACCAAACAGGCGTAGCTGAGGCCGCTAACATTGTTTATACAACAGGTACTGATCCGGGCACGTTTGCCAAAGCCGCTGGTTTAGGAGAACCTGAACTAAACTGCGATCTGCTAGAGGTTATCGAAATTGGTAACCGCGTATGGATCGACACGAATAAAGATGGTGTGCAAGATCCATGCGAGCAGCCACTAGCTGGCGTTGAGGTTGACCTGTATAAAGGAACGACTAAAGTTGCGTCGACGACCACGAATGCCAGTGGTGAATATTATTTCTCACGCAAATCTGAGCTGACAACTGGAACGTGGTTGGGTAGTGGAGCCGATACAACCCTGCTGCCAAACACAGCGTACTCAATCGTATTTGGCAACGGTCAGTTTGCTAATAATTTGTTGACAGTCAATGGCGCTGATATGAGGCTGACCATAGTAAACAGTACAACGACAAATGCAAATGATCAGAATGATTCAGACGCTTTGGTAGGTACTGTAGCCGGTATCACGGCCCCGGTAATTAGCCTGACGACTGGGAATACGGGTTATATAAATCATAGTTTTGATGCAGGCTTTTACTTGCCTTTAGCCAGTTTGGGGGATTATGTGTTCCTGGATGCGAACAAAGATGGCATTCAGAATACAGGCGACACACCAATTGCCGGAGTAACCGTAACGCTCTATACCAATGGAGTGGCCTCGGCAACGACCGTTACCGATGCGAGTGGCTTGTACTCCTTTACTGGTCTGACGCCGGGTAACAGCCATAGCTATGTAGTTGGTTTCACGGCTCCGGTGGGTTATACGGCTACATTGGCCAATACCGGTAGCGATGACACCAAAGACAGTGACGCTGACCCCATTACTGGTAAAACGCAATCAGTGACACTGGCTCCAGATGAAAACAACCCTACGCTGGATGCTGGTTTCTATGTTCCATCGGCTGGTTTGGGCGATTATGTTTGGCTCGATACCGATAAAGATGGTGTTCAGGAGGCAAGTGAGTCTGGTATTGACGGGGTAGTTGTGACGTTATACACGAACGGCGTAGCCTCAGCAACAACGGTGACGAGTGCTACAGGCTTCTACTCGTTCACAGGGCTAACGCCGGGTAGTAGCAATAGTTATGTGGTAGGCTTTACGGCCCCGGCAGGCTATACCGCTACGCTGGCCAATGTGGGTGGCGACGATTCGAAGGACTCCGATGCTGATTTAATTACTGGAAAGACGCAGTCGATTACGCTGGCTCCGGGTGAGTACAATCCAACACTAGACGCGGGATTCTATCTGTTACCGGCCGGCCTGGGCGATTACGTATTCGAGGATGTAAATAAGAATGGTCAGCAGGATGCGGGCGATCAGCCCATTCCGGACGTCACTGTGACCTTGTTGAGTTCGGGTACGGTTGTAGCCACCACAACAACCAACGCATCGGGCTTCTACTCGTTCACAGGTTTAACCCCGAGCGTACCTTACTCAGTAAGTTTCACCGCTCCGGCAGCTTATACGGCTACTAGCCAGAATACAGGCAATGACGCCACTGATTCGGACGGCGATCCAGTTACTGGCCTGACAGGCGTATATAGTCTGACGGCAGGTGAATTCAACCCGACAGTGGACATGGGCTACTATAAGCTTAGTCCGACCGTGTCGCTGGATAAATTCGTGGATAAATCCAAAGCGAAAGTTGGCGATGTGTTGACGTATACGATTGTTGTGACCAATTCAGGCAGTGTTTCTGCAACGAATGTAGTCGTGCGCGATTCGTCAAGTATAGGGCTGACGTATGTAACAAACTCAGCTACTGCGCCAGTTGGAACCACGTTTACATCGGGAGCCATCAACACCTGGACCGTTGGTACGTTGTCGGCAGGGCAGAGTTTGAGCTTGACCTTTCAGGCGATTGCTGATAGCTCGGGTATTTTGTACAACGTGGCTACTATTCCTGGCGATACCGCTTCGGTCTGTACATCAGTTCCGTTTGTCATGTGTGCGGGGCAGGCATATACGTTCCGGTTAACAGCCGCTCCGGGCCGTTCGTCGTACAAATGGTATAAGGATAATGTAGAGATAACGGGCCAGACGACAAACGTCCTGGATGTGAGTGCACCGGGTACCTACAGCCTGGCTGTGGATAATGTTACCGGCAAGTGCCCCGATTTCAGCTGCTGCCCTTTTATTGTTGAAGAGGATACGCTACCTACCTTCCAGGCGACAACAGTGCCCGTCGGTTGTTCAGGTATTGTAGCCCAAAGCAATGGTAAAATCGTTCTGAGCGCATTCAAACCGACGTACACCTACCAGTATTCGCTGGGAGCTAGTTTCAATGCGGCTACCGTATTGTCGGGCACGAAGCAGGTAATTCCGACAAATGGTGTGATTGTTAGTAACCTGGCTAACCCCGTTTCAGCTCAGGCTTATACGGTTCGGGTATACAATGCTTCTGGTTGTTATACCGATGTAACAGTCTTGTTACCACCTACCGTTTGCGATTGTCCGCCTACCAGCTGTGTGCCTTTGGTTGTGAAGCAAACCAAACGCGCCAAACGGATTGGCGATCATCCATAA
- a CDS encoding response regulator — MKTILIIEDNTDIRENTAEILELAGYRTLTAENGKIGIEQALASHPDLIICDIMMPVLDGYGVLHIVNKNPELNGIPFIFLTAKSERVDFRKGMELGADDYLTKPFDDTELLKAVEGRLSRFSKLQAEKYDLKQEGLTQFLNDVHTTGGLQGLSADRRTHHVAKKQFVYTEGDEPTRLYFVKSGHVKTTRTNNDGKELVTGLYGAGEFFGDLALLEETAYTDSALTLDDSELVYIPKQDFLQLLTAQPEVGRQFVRLLAGRVSEKEDQLLGMAYSSLRRRVANTLLRLQEPLPTGDPAPPIQLSRDDLAAVIGTATESLIRTLSEFKQDGLIEVSGGGIRVLQPDKLRRANW; from the coding sequence ATGAAAACTATCCTGATCATTGAAGACAATACCGATATTCGGGAGAATACGGCCGAAATTTTAGAACTGGCGGGCTATCGAACGCTAACCGCCGAAAACGGCAAAATCGGAATTGAGCAGGCGCTGGCCAGCCACCCTGATTTGATCATCTGCGACATTATGATGCCCGTTCTGGACGGTTATGGCGTGTTGCACATTGTCAATAAAAACCCAGAACTCAATGGCATTCCGTTCATTTTCCTGACGGCAAAGTCGGAACGGGTTGATTTTCGGAAAGGCATGGAACTGGGCGCCGACGACTACCTGACCAAACCGTTCGATGATACGGAACTGCTCAAGGCGGTCGAAGGGCGGCTCAGTCGGTTCAGTAAGCTTCAGGCCGAGAAATATGATCTGAAACAGGAAGGACTTACGCAGTTTCTGAATGACGTGCATACAACGGGTGGTTTACAAGGTTTGTCGGCCGATCGAAGAACGCATCATGTTGCCAAAAAACAGTTTGTGTACACGGAGGGCGACGAACCCACGCGCTTGTATTTCGTGAAAAGTGGCCACGTTAAAACCACGCGAACCAATAATGATGGCAAAGAATTAGTAACGGGCCTGTATGGGGCGGGTGAGTTTTTTGGCGACCTGGCCTTGCTGGAGGAAACCGCCTATACCGATTCGGCGCTGACGCTCGATGACTCCGAGCTAGTTTACATTCCGAAGCAGGATTTCCTGCAACTGCTAACCGCTCAACCCGAAGTCGGACGGCAGTTTGTCCGGTTGCTGGCGGGGCGTGTCAGCGAAAAAGAAGATCAATTGTTGGGGATGGCCTATAGTTCACTCCGTCGGCGGGTGGCCAATACACTTCTGCGCCTTCAGGAACCCCTGCCAACCGGAGATCCCGCTCCACCTATTCAACTCTCCCGCGATGATTTGGCGGCCGTTATCGGCACCGCTACCGAATCGTTGATTCGAACCTTAAGCGAATTCAAACAGGATGGCCTGATTGAAGTGAGTGGGGGAGGTATCCGAGTGCTTCAGCCCGACAAACTGCGTCGGGCCAATTGGTAG
- a CDS encoding PAS domain-containing sensor histidine kinase has protein sequence MFDDSFEAVFTHATIGIIVCDEQGHIRSTNRYARTLFGYTEEEMHEVSIDALVPDSVAGRHAALRASFNANPQVRAMGHGRDLFAKRKDGSVFPAEISLSYFYREGALLAVGYIIDITAKKEAERTLLEQKSRIEQLNAELEQKVIDRTHALMATLHQLEQSKDELAKALAAERELGELKSRFVSMASHEFRTPLSAVLTSASLIEKYPETDQQDKRLRHIQRIKASVNHLNDILEEFLSVGRLEEGRIEATFSWVELPKLVDEAFADLQGSLKAGQQIETQFDCPKPIQTDPSLLRKILVNLLSNAIKYSSDNQSIFVSAQCRETDLTITIQDKGIGISADDQKHLFERFFRAKNATNFAGTGLGLHIVARYLELLNGTIELASQLGEGTTVTLFLPHENYPDH, from the coding sequence ATGTTCGACGACTCGTTTGAGGCCGTTTTTACCCATGCCACCATTGGCATCATCGTTTGCGATGAACAGGGCCATATTCGGTCGACGAATCGGTATGCCCGCACGTTGTTTGGATATACCGAGGAGGAGATGCATGAGGTATCCATCGATGCACTTGTTCCAGATTCAGTTGCTGGTCGCCACGCTGCATTGAGAGCCTCATTCAATGCCAATCCGCAGGTGCGGGCTATGGGCCACGGGCGCGATCTGTTTGCCAAACGGAAAGACGGTTCGGTGTTCCCGGCAGAAATTAGTCTGAGTTATTTTTATCGGGAGGGCGCCCTGTTGGCAGTGGGGTATATCATCGACATTACCGCCAAGAAAGAAGCCGAACGAACCCTGTTGGAACAAAAAAGCCGCATTGAACAACTCAACGCCGAACTGGAGCAGAAAGTCATTGATCGGACGCATGCGCTGATGGCCACGCTGCATCAGCTCGAACAGTCGAAAGATGAACTGGCCAAAGCCTTAGCTGCCGAACGCGAACTGGGTGAACTGAAGTCCCGGTTTGTATCGATGGCGTCGCACGAATTCAGAACGCCCCTGAGTGCGGTATTGACATCGGCCTCGCTGATCGAGAAGTATCCTGAAACCGATCAGCAGGACAAACGACTTCGGCACATTCAACGAATTAAAGCGTCGGTCAATCACCTGAACGATATTCTGGAGGAGTTTTTGTCGGTTGGGCGACTGGAAGAGGGCCGGATTGAAGCGACTTTCTCGTGGGTCGAGTTGCCGAAACTGGTCGACGAAGCGTTTGCCGATTTACAAGGCAGCCTGAAAGCCGGGCAACAAATTGAAACGCAATTCGATTGCCCGAAACCCATCCAGACCGACCCGTCTTTACTGCGAAAAATTCTGGTTAACTTGCTATCGAATGCAATTAAGTATTCGTCTGATAATCAATCTATTTTTGTGAGTGCCCAATGTCGGGAAACTGATCTGACAATTACGATCCAGGACAAGGGAATTGGTATTTCGGCTGATGATCAGAAACACTTATTTGAACGATTCTTCCGGGCCAAAAACGCCACTAACTTTGCTGGAACAGGCCTCGGTCTGCATATTGTTGCCCGCTACCTCGAATTGCTGAATGGCACCATCGAACTAGCCAGCCAATTGGGCGAAGGTACTACGGTTACTCTTTTTCTTCCTCATGAAAACTATCCTGATCATTGA
- a CDS encoding thioredoxin — translation MTPPSSLLTDLPQRPVLLIFTSASHTQRVEIDQLLEKAQSVLSPTVKIMRVSETTHPEVVRSFGFTTLPAFVLLQQGLELWRYSGPVDSPELFYQMNQTFSKTH, via the coding sequence ATGACACCTCCTTCTTCGTTGCTGACGGATTTACCTCAACGGCCTGTGCTGCTGATCTTTACGTCGGCATCTCATACTCAACGTGTCGAAATTGACCAGCTTCTGGAAAAGGCGCAATCGGTATTAAGCCCAACTGTAAAGATCATGCGTGTTAGCGAAACAACGCATCCTGAAGTCGTACGCAGTTTTGGTTTTACTACCCTTCCTGCTTTCGTTCTGCTTCAGCAAGGCCTGGAATTATGGCGCTACTCGGGGCCTGTAGATAGCCCCGAGCTTTTTTACCAGATGAACCAGACGTTTTCTAAAACCCATTAA
- a CDS encoding Crp/Fnr family transcriptional regulator — protein sequence MYERLQTHIARLVDLTESEFAQLKTFFIPKKLRRKQYILQEGDLCKYISFVEKGLLRTYTVDTKGTEHIVQFAPEGWWTSDMYSYLTGERSQYNIEALEDSELLLLERDNMEHMVERVPKMERFFRIMLQNNYIATHRRVVSSLSQSAEENYTEFVQRYPDIVQRVPQHMIASYLGITPAFLSRIRARKHTDD from the coding sequence ATGTACGAGCGCCTTCAAACGCATATTGCCCGACTGGTCGACCTCACCGAAAGCGAGTTTGCCCAGTTGAAAACGTTTTTCATTCCCAAAAAACTGCGGAGGAAGCAATACATTCTACAGGAAGGCGATCTCTGTAAATATATCTCATTTGTTGAAAAGGGGCTTTTGCGAACGTACACAGTTGATACCAAGGGCACTGAGCATATTGTTCAGTTTGCCCCGGAAGGCTGGTGGACGTCGGATATGTACAGCTATCTGACCGGCGAACGCTCGCAATACAACATTGAAGCCCTCGAAGACTCCGAACTGCTCCTCCTGGAACGGGACAACATGGAGCACATGGTCGAACGTGTCCCTAAAATGGAGCGTTTCTTTCGGATTATGCTCCAGAACAACTACATAGCCACACACCGCCGGGTGGTGAGTTCACTGAGTCAATCGGCCGAGGAAAACTATACCGAATTCGTACAGCGTTACCCGGATATTGTGCAGCGCGTTCCGCAGCATATGATCGCTTCGTATCTGGGGATTACCCCTGCCTTTCTCAGCCGGATTCGCGCCCGAAAACACACGGATGATTGA
- a CDS encoding acyltransferase family protein — MNNNQLDTKPHYQLLDGLRGVAAIIVVFFHLTEPLASSHLDNVVNHGYLAVDFFFLLSGFVIGYAYDDRWDQLTIGGFLRRRFERLQPLVVLGMTLGAIGFYFTDSTIWPLIHTVPAWKLIIVMLIGWTILPIPLSMDIRGWQEMHPLNSVGWSLFFEYIANMLYALGLRKLSNKALACFVVLAGAVLLHFAVTNPNGDVTGGWTLNVEQMRVGITRTLFPFFAGLLLSRVSRPASIKHAFLWCSLLVAVVLFMPRIGGANHLWMNGLYEAFCIIIVFPLIVYIGASGVVRSWTEEKICKFLGDLSYPLYMTHYVLVYFYVAWVSNHKGITLGQAWPYALLTFSGAIVLAYASLKLYDEPARAWLRKKLK, encoded by the coding sequence ATGAACAATAACCAACTTGACACAAAGCCGCATTATCAACTTTTAGATGGACTTCGGGGAGTAGCCGCTATTATCGTCGTATTCTTTCACCTTACCGAGCCGCTTGCCAGTAGTCACCTCGATAATGTTGTCAATCATGGTTATCTGGCCGTTGATTTTTTCTTTCTCCTATCGGGCTTCGTCATTGGGTATGCGTATGATGACCGATGGGACCAACTAACCATTGGCGGCTTTCTCCGGCGCCGATTCGAGCGGCTGCAACCACTCGTTGTCTTGGGCATGACGCTCGGTGCCATAGGCTTTTACTTTACCGACTCCACTATATGGCCGCTTATCCATACCGTTCCTGCATGGAAGCTGATCATTGTTATGCTAATCGGCTGGACGATTTTGCCCATCCCACTTTCTATGGATATACGCGGCTGGCAAGAAATGCATCCGCTCAATAGTGTTGGCTGGTCATTATTTTTCGAGTACATCGCCAATATGCTTTACGCGCTGGGTCTACGAAAATTATCGAACAAAGCATTGGCGTGTTTTGTCGTACTGGCGGGTGCCGTGCTGTTGCATTTTGCCGTTACAAACCCGAACGGCGACGTTACCGGCGGCTGGACTTTGAACGTCGAACAGATGCGTGTTGGAATAACGCGCACGCTATTCCCATTTTTTGCTGGTCTGCTTTTATCGCGGGTATCACGGCCTGCCTCTATCAAACATGCGTTCTTATGGTGTAGTCTGCTGGTGGCGGTTGTTTTGTTTATGCCACGAATAGGCGGTGCCAACCATCTTTGGATGAATGGTTTGTACGAAGCGTTTTGTATCATCATTGTCTTTCCACTCATTGTCTATATCGGGGCCAGCGGTGTAGTGCGTAGCTGGACAGAAGAGAAAATCTGCAAGTTCCTCGGCGATCTTTCCTATCCCTTATATATGACGCATTATGTGCTTGTCTATTTCTATGTGGCCTGGGTAAGCAACCACAAAGGCATCACATTAGGGCAGGCCTGGCCCTATGCACTGCTCACCTTTTCAGGAGCTATCGTGTTGGCTTATGCAAGTTTAAAGCTGTACGATGAACCCGCACGAGCCTGGCTGCGAAAAAAGCTGAAGTAG
- a CDS encoding DUF2975 domain-containing protein produces the protein MTHKSTRTQQILSVMQILTWIAYIGLCIKTGAILISFGVSFINPEAVKNLYKGLDLDHLRQMNITYYVSLVSFILAILMLKAHALFLTTTILSKISLANPFTMEVAQTLEKISYVLVSAWIVGSLSNAYTSWLLKRTGESFSSGATDELLFMAGLVFIISQVFKRGVEIQAENELTV, from the coding sequence ATGACACACAAATCAACGAGAACGCAACAGATCCTAAGTGTGATGCAAATCCTCACCTGGATAGCCTACATTGGGCTTTGTATAAAAACCGGAGCCATCCTGATTTCTTTTGGCGTGAGCTTTATAAACCCTGAGGCTGTAAAGAATCTCTACAAGGGGTTGGATCTCGATCACCTTCGGCAAATGAACATCACCTATTATGTTTCGCTGGTCTCCTTCATCTTAGCGATACTGATGCTGAAAGCGCACGCTCTCTTTCTGACAACTACAATTCTGTCGAAGATTTCGCTGGCAAACCCGTTTACAATGGAGGTCGCCCAAACCCTCGAAAAGATCAGTTATGTTTTAGTAAGCGCCTGGATTGTCGGCTCACTCAGCAACGCCTATACGTCCTGGTTACTAAAAAGAACTGGAGAGTCTTTCAGTAGTGGCGCTACCGACGAACTCTTGTTTATGGCTGGTCTCGTATTCATTATCTCGCAGGTGTTCAAGCGGGGCGTGGAAATCCAGGCAGAAAATGAATTAACCGTATAA
- a CDS encoding helix-turn-helix domain-containing protein: MPIIVNLDVMMAKRKMSLNELSEKVDLTLANLSILKTGKAKAIRFSTLEAICKALDCQPGDLLEYADHD, from the coding sequence ATGCCGATTATTGTCAACCTGGATGTGATGATGGCCAAGCGTAAGATGTCATTGAATGAGCTTTCGGAAAAAGTGGATCTTACGCTGGCCAATCTTTCGATACTCAAAACCGGAAAGGCAAAAGCTATACGGTTCAGTACACTTGAGGCTATTTGTAAAGCATTGGATTGTCAGCCCGGCGATTTACTGGAGTATGCAGACCACGACTAA